A window of Chloracidobacterium sp. N contains these coding sequences:
- a CDS encoding cyclic nucleotide-binding domain-containing protein, producing MNAAATATVTATAMKRQEIANRHAILEAIRGISAIEELVEYEPGHGYKFGVDLEVAIYGRNYGPGKKVGPYIRMYDYPPGLEIVRQGDWDTNTFFIVVAGAVEVFVAGVAEPVAVFEPGKPFGEMGVLAGMPRSATVIAHRQRGARVLEVQRPALRVLRKLRKFGAALDITYRNNGRAAVANQLQIPDELRKKVAEIADFQLVARGHVLASAGEVIRKLLLIRDGWVKRIGQAQNGEVTDYLGPGYILGFNALTVREARFPYRAVAMSRTELLEIPVEALHRDPALLEALRAALGAAGDIGTPLQPTQALVFNPAVKAAQERILDRGLADANNLLLMDMDLCIRCGNCSLACHQIHGQARLKRTGIHVLRPRTPTHTTLNQSLLMPSVCLHCKDPECLTGCPTGAIARFEGGQVDILPSLCIGCSDCATQCPYNAISLIPRSELKAPAARLPVKAAPSKAAPSKNGASRNGKGGAAKGESAPETPVDPLAAFGLRFDPKPQPVTQGEELVAIKCNLCNNTPLNPKDASGKPVYTTHKYNCEENCPTGALKRVKPTAYFNEIARIHGPALRHSGAMIVGNAFGHADRAKWLAHLVGIVVTVLLCGATMAGIVQYGLGTPLFRSDWFNFRWITGLVGLAGIVIVMLYPVRRQMWRRRGGALKVWMLSHTYAGVIAGIVLLLHGGTNLGGAVTAALMISFDLVILTGLIGILLYQLGPRLLTKIEGEPLLAEDLLRRREELYQEIADLTVTAQEQAEKEGRGVQFAQTFLVARDQAVATLLSLGFLFRQYLRREALDDLLKHVRQRFAKAIASQTTPTEQAVLGQILDALATIRRIDALLYIHRALKLWLPPHVISTSVMLALMVVHILQVVYYLWR from the coding sequence ATGAACGCTGCGGCGACGGCCACCGTGACAGCCACCGCGATGAAACGTCAGGAGATCGCCAACCGGCATGCCATCCTCGAAGCCATCCGGGGGATTTCAGCCATTGAAGAGCTGGTCGAATACGAACCCGGCCATGGCTACAAGTTTGGCGTGGATTTGGAAGTTGCCATCTACGGGCGCAACTACGGCCCCGGCAAGAAGGTGGGGCCCTACATACGGATGTATGACTATCCACCGGGACTGGAGATCGTACGCCAGGGCGACTGGGACACCAACACGTTCTTCATCGTCGTTGCCGGGGCGGTCGAAGTCTTCGTGGCCGGCGTGGCCGAGCCGGTGGCTGTTTTTGAGCCGGGCAAACCCTTCGGTGAAATGGGTGTACTGGCCGGGATGCCACGCAGCGCCACGGTCATCGCCCACCGGCAGCGCGGCGCGCGGGTGCTGGAAGTCCAACGGCCGGCGCTGCGCGTCCTGCGCAAGCTCAGGAAGTTTGGAGCGGCGCTGGACATCACCTATCGCAACAACGGACGCGCAGCCGTTGCCAATCAGCTTCAGATTCCCGACGAACTGCGGAAAAAAGTCGCCGAAATTGCGGATTTTCAGTTGGTTGCCCGGGGCCATGTCCTGGCCAGTGCAGGCGAAGTCATCCGCAAGCTGCTGCTCATCCGGGATGGCTGGGTCAAACGCATTGGACAGGCACAGAACGGCGAAGTCACGGATTACCTGGGGCCGGGCTACATCCTTGGTTTCAATGCTCTGACCGTCCGTGAGGCGCGGTTTCCCTACCGGGCCGTGGCGATGAGCCGGACCGAACTGCTGGAAATCCCGGTTGAAGCTCTCCACCGCGACCCGGCCCTGCTGGAGGCGCTGCGGGCAGCGCTGGGGGCTGCCGGAGACATCGGCACACCCCTCCAGCCGACGCAAGCCTTGGTCTTCAACCCGGCCGTCAAGGCGGCTCAGGAACGTATCCTCGACCGTGGGCTGGCAGATGCCAACAACCTGCTGCTGATGGACATGGACCTGTGCATCCGCTGCGGCAACTGCTCGCTGGCCTGCCATCAGATTCACGGGCAGGCCCGGCTCAAGCGAACCGGGATTCACGTCCTGCGCCCCAGGACGCCGACGCACACCACGCTCAATCAATCCCTGCTGATGCCGTCCGTGTGCCTGCACTGCAAGGACCCGGAGTGCCTGACCGGTTGCCCAACTGGGGCCATTGCACGCTTCGAGGGGGGACAGGTGGATATCCTTCCCAGTCTGTGCATTGGTTGCAGCGATTGCGCGACCCAGTGCCCCTACAATGCCATTTCTCTCATCCCCCGGAGCGAACTCAAAGCCCCCGCGGCCAGGTTGCCGGTCAAGGCGGCACCTTCCAAGGCCGCACCTTCCAAAAACGGGGCGTCCCGCAACGGCAAAGGGGGGGCGGCCAAAGGTGAATCCGCGCCGGAAACGCCGGTTGACCCGTTGGCAGCCTTCGGACTGCGCTTTGACCCCAAACCCCAGCCGGTGACGCAAGGGGAAGAACTGGTCGCCATCAAATGTAACCTGTGCAACAACACGCCCCTGAATCCGAAGGACGCCAGCGGCAAGCCGGTTTATACCACCCACAAGTACAACTGCGAGGAAAACTGCCCGACCGGGGCGCTCAAACGGGTAAAGCCCACCGCCTACTTCAACGAAATTGCCCGGATTCACGGCCCGGCCCTGCGTCATTCGGGTGCGATGATCGTTGGCAATGCGTTTGGACATGCCGACCGGGCCAAGTGGCTGGCGCACCTGGTGGGTATTGTGGTGACGGTGCTGCTGTGCGGGGCCACTATGGCCGGCATCGTCCAGTATGGGCTGGGAACACCGCTCTTCAGGTCGGACTGGTTCAACTTCCGCTGGATCACCGGACTGGTCGGACTGGCTGGCATCGTCATCGTCATGCTCTATCCCGTCCGCCGGCAGATGTGGCGGCGACGGGGAGGAGCGCTCAAGGTGTGGATGCTGTCGCACACCTACGCCGGTGTCATCGCCGGTATTGTCCTGCTGCTTCACGGCGGAACGAACCTGGGTGGGGCCGTCACAGCGGCGCTGATGATTTCCTTCGATCTGGTCATCCTGACTGGACTCATCGGCATCCTGCTGTATCAGCTTGGCCCCCGACTGCTGACCAAAATCGAGGGCGAGCCGCTTCTGGCCGAAGACCTGCTGCGGCGGCGGGAAGAGCTGTACCAGGAAATTGCCGACCTGACCGTAACGGCCCAGGAACAGGCCGAAAAAGAAGGGCGCGGAGTGCAATTTGCCCAGACGTTTCTGGTCGCACGCGACCAGGCCGTGGCGACGCTGCTTTCACTGGGTTTTCTCTTCCGGCAATACCTGCGCCGGGAAGCCCTGGACGATCTGCTAAAACACGTGCGGCAACGCTTTGCCAAAGCCATCGCCAGCCAGACGACGCCGACCGAGCAGGCCGTTCTGGGGCAAATCCTCGACGCCCTGGCCACCATCCGGCGGATTGATGCGCTGCTCTACATTCACCGGGCGCTGAAGCTGTGGCTGCCCCCACACGTCATTTCGACTTCCGTGATGCTGGCCCTCATGGTCGTCCATATTCTTCAGGTGGTGTACTACCTGTGGCGCTAA
- a CDS encoding DEAD/DEAH box helicase has product MLKLTEVQLRRLAETLDTLHLRGVLGGHIPAARNRTALIGQVVEQARQHTAAAHRLYEAARLTPEQVREWLAEAAPELPPEAHTRLLQLLTASLEPGELIPAQQVVSLLTIGLPTVLEELREIEHRRPRPGLTYHEFQVARHRRAALQKLLEGIGTPEPQPFVPDPFQLAAVAFVTEEDKDVLVAAPTGSGKTWIAEQAIRCFLERGGTAWYTSPLKALSNDKFREFGRKFGPDAVGLITGDRRVNPDAPLKIATTEIYRNGLYDAMTRDGVFGAPDLVVFDEVHYLGDRHRGVVWEESIIYTPASTRLLMLSATVGNARELAEWVTWTRGVECRLVAHPQRPVALRTAFIHPDGRLQPLFEEGSAGRLQADVEALYIKAKQQEAAAQARRRRPPFHRRRR; this is encoded by the coding sequence ATGCTCAAATTGACGGAAGTCCAACTGCGCCGTCTGGCCGAAACCCTCGATACCCTGCACTTGCGCGGTGTTCTGGGGGGACATATCCCGGCGGCCCGCAACCGGACGGCGCTCATCGGGCAGGTCGTCGAACAGGCCCGGCAGCACACGGCAGCGGCGCACCGCCTCTACGAAGCCGCCCGGCTGACACCGGAGCAGGTGCGCGAGTGGCTGGCCGAAGCCGCCCCCGAACTGCCGCCGGAAGCCCACACGCGCCTGCTCCAGCTTCTGACGGCTTCGCTGGAGCCGGGTGAGCTGATTCCGGCCCAGCAGGTGGTGAGCCTGCTGACGATTGGATTGCCAACGGTTCTGGAGGAACTGCGCGAGATTGAACACCGCCGTCCGCGCCCGGGCCTGACCTATCACGAATTTCAGGTTGCCCGTCACCGCCGGGCGGCCCTCCAGAAGCTGCTCGAAGGCATCGGAACGCCGGAGCCGCAGCCGTTCGTGCCCGACCCCTTTCAGTTGGCGGCAGTCGCTTTCGTGACCGAAGAAGACAAGGATGTACTCGTGGCTGCGCCGACCGGTTCGGGCAAAACTTGGATTGCCGAGCAGGCTATCCGGTGCTTCCTCGAACGGGGTGGCACAGCGTGGTACACCTCTCCGCTCAAGGCGCTTTCCAACGACAAGTTCCGTGAGTTTGGGCGGAAGTTCGGCCCCGATGCCGTGGGTCTCATCACCGGCGACCGCCGGGTGAACCCCGATGCGCCGCTCAAAATTGCCACGACGGAGATTTACCGCAACGGTCTCTATGACGCCATGACGCGGGACGGCGTTTTTGGCGCGCCGGATTTGGTCGTTTTCGATGAAGTTCACTACCTTGGCGACCGCCACCGGGGTGTCGTGTGGGAAGAGTCCATCATCTACACGCCGGCTTCGACGCGCCTGCTGATGCTGTCGGCCACGGTCGGCAATGCCAGGGAACTGGCGGAGTGGGTGACGTGGACGCGCGGCGTCGAGTGCCGGCTGGTGGCGCATCCGCAGCGGCCCGTCGCGCTGCGAACGGCCTTCATTCACCCGGACGGACGCCTTCAGCCGCTCTTCGAGGAAGGGAGCGCCGGTCGGCTTCAGGCCGATGTCGAAGCCCTGTACATCAAGGCCAAGCAGCAGGAAGCCGCCGCACAGGCGCGCCGGCGCCGGCCACCTTTTCACCGCCGCCGGCGCTAA
- a CDS encoding lipid-binding SYLF domain-containing protein gives MHGWLRTVVAGLLVGTPLLVGSVSTPAAAAKAAAVKIDRKVRERLDRSAEILTEIMRAPDQGLSPDFLRQCEGLVFIPGVKKGALIVGGQFGRGVMVVRQPNRQWGPPGFVTLGGGSFGLQIGGQSTDVILLVMNRRGIEKLASNKFKLGADASVAAGPVGRDLKAGTDIQMQSEILSYSRSQGVFAGLSLEGATLQVDDEANKAIYGRTVASREVVEGTLPRPKEAARLYAVLRRYAG, from the coding sequence ATGCATGGATGGCTAAGAACGGTCGTGGCCGGGTTGCTTGTGGGGACGCCGCTGCTGGTCGGCAGCGTTTCAACCCCGGCAGCCGCGGCCAAAGCAGCCGCGGTCAAAATTGACCGCAAGGTACGCGAACGGCTCGACCGTTCAGCAGAGATACTGACCGAAATCATGCGCGCGCCTGACCAGGGCCTGTCGCCGGATTTTCTGCGCCAGTGTGAAGGGTTGGTGTTCATTCCGGGCGTCAAGAAAGGTGCCCTGATCGTGGGTGGACAGTTTGGCCGGGGCGTCATGGTCGTGCGCCAACCCAACCGGCAGTGGGGGCCGCCCGGCTTTGTCACGCTGGGAGGCGGCAGCTTTGGCCTCCAAATCGGCGGGCAGAGCACCGATGTCATTTTGCTGGTGATGAACCGCCGCGGGATTGAAAAACTGGCTTCCAACAAGTTCAAACTCGGCGCGGATGCCTCGGTGGCGGCTGGCCCTGTGGGGCGTGACCTCAAAGCGGGGACGGACATCCAGATGCAGTCCGAGATTCTCAGCTATTCGCGTTCACAGGGCGTCTTTGCGGGCCTGTCCCTGGAAGGCGCGACCCTGCAGGTGGATGATGAGGCCAACAAAGCCATTTACGGGCGCACCGTGGCCAGCCGGGAAGTTGTTGAAGGCACGCTGCCGCGCCCGAAAGAGGCCGCCCGGCTGTATGCCGTCCTTCGGCGGTACGCCGGTTGA
- a CDS encoding NAD(P)-binding domain-containing protein: protein MAKLSRFLIQRKDLLDKGDLVLELEGLVIGSQTDCDLMLNHPTVSRIHAGIREVEGRWWLTNLSSTNGTQVNGALVETVELQPDDVIRIGIFVLRPTLAEGALTLDVDRQVDTYAASERSTRLLGDPLQATAQGRTALLPKLTGYLQQRGMTQNLSGKTQRLETPLTGATPEPPEQTPPPQTATGLLQAARLQRGMTGLLTSILALPEQEQKRFQQAMNVFWERRKAAITGEQKLDERSPLEPRELPEELKKHNLHLGKKRFNWIPTNDLIRPWPRGYLYVFGAVATLFCVAAFFVWEAAYLPGDTSNPHALPADRLPAPIQQRLELKLVANAPVENKCNACHAATSSMQNKCVDCHETNHFNTTVIARHEEAGIQCVDCHTEHKGADFRPGIVSRSMCIDCHRDGPTHPKAVSLKDGTPLREPHRGSFGYPVENGVWSWQHPMNPKWDKLFAESRTPLDPSTKFHLIHAAVAPATSAWKCSECHDGSFAKGAAEVKVINRDKCAVCHGQAYVQTASLRELDTDALRLGIDCNSCHAQHPQSQTLTAARRPAGSGPEPVVFTKDRVYRGGKDWQWTSLAARFGGFTVGNWLLFFSLIPLTGIGFLTFDTLRKRREQATLKGNPLDLANRHRKFTDTRYAERWESPAQVERARASARENPVPHPVINYETCIGCHACILACPQDVLGFDEQEHHAIVVNLEQCMEDTGCQQACPTVPQSCVLINTRQNIREAPKPLRKGANEGFETETAPGIYLVGDVSGVPLIRNAIKEGRLTIERIAEKLKAEGPVAGAEYDVAIIGIGPGGISAVARAAELGLRYVAIEQGRRYSTIADKYPAGKYVAFNPFNPSDPPLGTIRLEGPGDLKENMLAWWDETVEKLGLVIREYEGCKEIAREGEVFVVRTTKNAPGYRVRKVVLAIGNAGEPRKLGCPGEVEGRVLYRLQDPGAFKGKHIVVVGAGNSAVEAAVDLTGQRQPDGTIKFPPEAEANHVTLVVRSDFPKDLTLENKMWVYYGMDAGRIKAYFGAGIREITEREVVIEKIRDKSEIARIPNDYVFALIGSIAPKEFLTKIGVKYAGDDKKR, encoded by the coding sequence ATGGCGAAACTCAGTCGCTTCCTCATTCAGCGGAAAGACCTTCTTGACAAGGGCGACCTTGTCCTCGAACTGGAAGGGCTGGTCATCGGCTCGCAGACCGACTGTGACCTGATGCTCAATCATCCCACGGTGTCGCGGATTCATGCCGGCATCCGGGAAGTCGAAGGGCGCTGGTGGCTGACGAACCTTTCCAGCACGAACGGCACCCAGGTCAACGGCGCTCTGGTTGAAACGGTCGAACTCCAGCCCGATGATGTCATCCGCATTGGCATTTTTGTTCTCCGGCCGACGCTTGCAGAAGGCGCTCTGACGCTTGACGTGGACCGGCAGGTGGATACTTACGCGGCTTCTGAACGCAGCACACGCCTGCTGGGCGACCCCCTTCAGGCCACCGCCCAGGGCAGGACGGCGCTGCTGCCAAAGCTGACCGGCTACCTGCAACAGCGCGGCATGACGCAAAACCTGAGCGGTAAAACACAACGCCTGGAAACACCGCTCACCGGTGCCACGCCGGAGCCACCGGAACAGACGCCGCCACCACAAACGGCGACCGGACTGCTCCAGGCGGCCCGCCTCCAGCGCGGCATGACCGGTCTGCTGACCTCCATCCTCGCGCTGCCGGAGCAGGAACAGAAGCGTTTTCAGCAGGCGATGAACGTCTTCTGGGAGCGGCGCAAGGCGGCCATCACGGGCGAGCAGAAGCTGGATGAGCGGTCTCCGCTCGAACCCCGCGAACTCCCCGAAGAACTCAAAAAGCACAACCTGCACCTGGGGAAAAAACGGTTCAACTGGATTCCCACCAACGATCTGATCCGTCCGTGGCCACGGGGCTACCTGTATGTTTTTGGCGCAGTGGCAACCCTGTTCTGCGTGGCAGCCTTCTTCGTTTGGGAAGCGGCCTACCTGCCGGGCGACACGTCAAATCCGCATGCCCTTCCGGCTGACCGGTTGCCGGCCCCCATCCAGCAGCGGCTGGAATTGAAGCTCGTGGCCAACGCGCCGGTGGAAAACAAGTGCAATGCCTGCCATGCCGCCACTTCCTCCATGCAGAACAAGTGCGTGGACTGCCACGAAACCAACCATTTCAACACGACCGTCATTGCCAGACACGAAGAAGCCGGGATTCAGTGCGTGGACTGCCACACCGAGCACAAAGGCGCGGATTTCCGCCCCGGCATCGTTTCGCGCAGCATGTGCATTGATTGCCACCGCGACGGGCCAACCCATCCCAAGGCCGTCAGTCTGAAGGACGGCACGCCCCTGCGCGAACCGCACCGTGGCTCATTCGGCTATCCGGTCGAAAACGGCGTGTGGTCGTGGCAGCATCCGATGAATCCGAAGTGGGACAAACTCTTTGCCGAAAGCCGGACGCCGCTCGATCCTTCGACCAAGTTTCACCTCATTCACGCCGCCGTTGCGCCGGCCACGAGCGCCTGGAAGTGCAGCGAGTGCCATGACGGTTCGTTTGCCAAAGGCGCGGCCGAGGTCAAGGTCATCAACCGCGACAAATGCGCCGTATGCCACGGGCAGGCATACGTCCAAACCGCATCGCTCAGGGAACTGGACACCGACGCCCTGCGCCTCGGCATTGACTGCAACTCCTGCCACGCCCAGCACCCCCAGTCGCAAACGCTGACGGCGGCCCGCCGCCCGGCCGGCAGCGGCCCCGAACCGGTCGTGTTCACCAAAGACCGGGTGTACCGGGGCGGAAAGGACTGGCAGTGGACAAGTCTGGCGGCCAGGTTCGGCGGGTTCACCGTTGGCAACTGGCTGCTGTTTTTCAGCCTCATTCCACTCACCGGCATCGGGTTTCTGACCTTCGACACGCTGCGCAAACGGCGGGAACAGGCAACGCTCAAGGGCAACCCCCTCGATCTGGCGAACCGGCACCGCAAGTTTACCGACACGCGCTACGCCGAGCGGTGGGAATCGCCGGCCCAGGTCGAACGCGCGCGCGCCTCGGCCCGCGAAAATCCTGTTCCGCACCCGGTCATCAACTACGAAACCTGCATTGGCTGCCACGCCTGCATTCTGGCCTGCCCCCAGGACGTGCTGGGCTTCGACGAACAGGAACACCACGCCATCGTCGTCAACCTCGAACAGTGCATGGAAGACACCGGCTGCCAGCAGGCCTGTCCGACCGTGCCGCAGTCATGTGTTCTCATCAACACGCGGCAAAACATCCGGGAAGCGCCCAAGCCGCTGCGCAAAGGCGCCAACGAAGGTTTTGAAACCGAAACCGCGCCGGGCATCTACCTCGTCGGGGACGTATCCGGCGTGCCGCTTATTCGGAATGCCATCAAGGAAGGGCGGCTCACCATCGAACGCATCGCCGAGAAACTCAAGGCGGAAGGGCCGGTCGCCGGGGCCGAGTACGACGTGGCCATCATCGGGATTGGGCCGGGCGGGATTTCCGCCGTGGCGCGGGCGGCCGAACTGGGACTGCGCTACGTCGCCATCGAACAGGGCCGCCGGTACTCGACCATCGCCGACAAGTATCCGGCCGGCAAGTACGTCGCCTTCAACCCCTTCAACCCCTCTGACCCGCCACTTGGCACCATTCGCCTCGAAGGGCCGGGCGACCTCAAGGAAAACATGCTCGCGTGGTGGGATGAAACCGTCGAAAAGCTCGGTCTGGTCATCCGGGAATATGAAGGCTGCAAGGAAATCGCGCGTGAGGGCGAAGTCTTTGTCGTCAGGACCACCAAAAACGCGCCGGGGTATCGCGTGCGCAAGGTCGTGCTGGCGATTGGCAATGCCGGCGAGCCGCGCAAACTGGGTTGTCCCGGCGAGGTTGAAGGCCGGGTGCTGTACCGCCTGCAGGACCCCGGCGCCTTCAAGGGGAAACACATTGTCGTCGTCGGCGCGGGCAACTCGGCCGTCGAAGCGGCCGTGGACCTGACCGGCCAACGGCAACCCGATGGCACGATCAAGTTTCCGCCGGAGGCCGAAGCCAATCACGTCACGCTCGTCGTTCGGTCAGATTTTCCGAAAGACCTGACGCTCGAAAACAAAATGTGGGTGTACTACGGCATGGATGCCGGCCGTATCAAAGCCTACTTTGGCGCCGGTATCCGCGAGATTACCGAGCGGGAAGTCGTCATCGAAAAGATTCGGGACAAATCCGAAATCGCGCGGATTCCCAACGACTATGTGTTTGCCCTCATCGGCAGCATTGCACCCAAGGAGTTTCTCACCAAAATCGGCGTCAAGTATGCCGGAGACGACAAAAAGCGGTAA
- the thrC gene encoding threonine synthase, with product MSSEGFPRATAYLQCMETNCQATYDAGERIYTCEQCGGLLDVQYEWQRARLFDVLETFDARRASFHPHDISGVWRFRELLPFVTSPTQIVTLGEGNTPVWDVPRSAGYAGLKRLAVKHQGLNPTGSFKDNGMTTGMAQARRLGARAVACASTGNTSASLAAYAARAGVHGIVFIPGGRIAYGKLAQSLDYGAVTLQIEGNFDDAMRLVRELARTTPLYLLNSVNPFRLEGQKTIAFELLQQRRWRVPDWVVVPGGNLGNVSALGKGFKELHDLGLIARLPRLAVIQAEGAAPLAQWYAAGQTGNLAPVARPKTLATAIQIGNPVSWWKAVRALEWTNGVCAAVSEQEIADAKAMLGRDGIGCEPASAATVAGLRRLVGGSVIHPDADVVAILTGNTLKDPDFTVQYHTGQLYTDAERETHLTRAEGKLTATFANTPRRVPADANALRQVILDLLETPPA from the coding sequence ATGTCAAGTGAAGGCTTCCCACGCGCCACAGCCTATCTTCAGTGCATGGAGACAAACTGCCAGGCCACCTACGACGCTGGCGAGCGAATCTACACCTGCGAGCAGTGCGGTGGGTTGCTCGATGTGCAGTACGAATGGCAACGCGCCCGGTTGTTCGATGTGCTGGAGACCTTCGATGCCCGGCGTGCGTCTTTTCATCCGCACGACATCAGCGGCGTCTGGCGTTTCCGTGAACTGCTGCCCTTTGTGACTTCGCCCACGCAGATTGTCACCTTGGGCGAAGGCAACACGCCGGTGTGGGATGTGCCACGCAGCGCCGGCTATGCCGGTCTCAAACGGCTGGCGGTGAAGCACCAGGGTCTCAATCCGACCGGTTCCTTCAAGGACAACGGCATGACGACCGGCATGGCGCAGGCCCGCCGGCTGGGAGCGCGGGCCGTGGCCTGTGCCAGTACCGGCAACACGTCGGCCTCACTGGCCGCCTATGCTGCGCGCGCCGGTGTCCACGGAATTGTCTTCATCCCCGGCGGGCGCATTGCCTACGGCAAGCTGGCGCAGAGTCTCGACTACGGCGCGGTGACACTTCAGATCGAAGGCAACTTCGACGATGCCATGCGTCTGGTTCGGGAACTGGCCCGTACTACGCCGCTGTATCTGCTCAACTCGGTCAATCCGTTTCGGCTCGAAGGGCAGAAGACGATTGCCTTCGAGCTGTTGCAGCAGCGCCGGTGGCGCGTACCCGACTGGGTTGTGGTACCGGGCGGCAATCTCGGCAATGTCTCGGCGTTGGGCAAGGGCTTCAAAGAACTGCATGACTTGGGGCTGATCGCACGGCTTCCCCGGCTGGCCGTCATTCAGGCGGAAGGTGCAGCGCCGCTGGCGCAGTGGTACGCCGCCGGCCAGACCGGCAATCTTGCGCCTGTGGCGCGGCCCAAGACCCTGGCGACAGCGATTCAGATTGGCAATCCCGTGTCGTGGTGGAAGGCCGTTCGCGCCCTGGAGTGGACGAACGGCGTATGTGCCGCAGTTTCCGAACAGGAAATTGCCGACGCCAAAGCCATGCTGGGGCGCGACGGCATCGGCTGCGAACCGGCCAGCGCCGCAACCGTGGCCGGACTGCGGCGGCTCGTTGGGGGGAGTGTCATTCACCCGGACGCCGACGTGGTGGCGATTCTGACGGGCAATACCCTCAAGGACCCGGACTTCACGGTGCAATACCACACCGGGCAGCTCTATACCGACGCCGAACGTGAAACCCATCTCACCCGCGCCGAAGGGAAGCTGACTGCGACCTTTGCCAATACCCCCCGGCGGGTTCCGGCCGATGCCAACGCCCTGCGGCAGGTCATCCTCGACCTTCTGGAAACACCGCCGGCCTGA
- a CDS encoding cysteine desulfurase family protein, whose translation MPLSSSPVYLDNAATTRVLPEVVAALLPYLTEQYGNASSVHAFGQRARSAVERARRQVAALIGSEPAEITFLSGGTEANNLAIRGVVESYGDAVRRNHIVTTSFEHPSVLAPCQALEAAGFRVTYLPVGTAGRVRVEDVAQALTDDTCLVTVMLANNEVGTLQPVADIGALVAERRQRGQAIFLHTDAVQAVGKIPVNVRDLKVDLLSLSGHKLHAPKGIGALYVARHVRLAAQQLGGQQERGRRAGTEAVAHIVALGCAAELAAERLDQMEAVRALRDELEHGLRARLPRLVINGAASPRLPNLTNLAFDGLDANRLVIALDLAGIAVSTGSACSSGTTEPSHVLRAIGLPPERVRGSIRVSLSQETTAADIARVLEVLPQTVERLSRQSVAA comes from the coding sequence ATGCCTTTGTCCTCGTCACCCGTTTACCTTGACAATGCCGCCACGACCCGCGTGCTGCCGGAAGTTGTGGCGGCCTTGTTGCCGTATCTGACCGAACAGTACGGCAATGCCTCGTCGGTGCACGCCTTTGGGCAGCGGGCCCGGTCGGCCGTTGAACGCGCCCGCCGGCAGGTGGCCGCACTCATTGGCAGCGAACCCGCTGAAATCACCTTTCTCAGCGGCGGAACGGAAGCCAACAACCTGGCCATCCGGGGCGTGGTTGAGTCCTATGGTGATGCCGTTCGCCGCAACCACATCGTCACCACGTCCTTTGAGCATCCGTCCGTGCTGGCTCCCTGTCAGGCGCTCGAAGCGGCCGGTTTTCGGGTGACGTACCTGCCGGTTGGCACCGCCGGGCGCGTGAGGGTGGAAGACGTGGCCCAGGCCCTGACCGATGACACCTGCCTGGTAACGGTCATGCTGGCCAACAACGAGGTCGGCACACTGCAACCGGTGGCCGACATCGGGGCGCTCGTCGCAGAACGTCGCCAGCGTGGACAAGCCATTTTTCTGCATACGGATGCCGTTCAGGCCGTCGGCAAAATCCCCGTCAACGTCCGCGACCTGAAGGTGGACCTGCTTTCACTTTCCGGCCACAAGCTGCATGCGCCCAAAGGCATCGGCGCACTGTATGTTGCCAGGCATGTACGGTTGGCGGCACAGCAGCTTGGGGGCCAGCAGGAACGCGGCCGCCGGGCCGGAACGGAAGCCGTTGCCCACATCGTGGCGCTGGGCTGTGCGGCGGAGCTTGCTGCCGAACGGCTTGACCAAATGGAAGCCGTCCGTGCGCTGCGCGATGAACTCGAACATGGGCTGCGCGCGCGTCTGCCCCGGCTGGTTATCAATGGCGCTGCGTCACCACGTTTGCCCAACCTGACCAACCTTGCATTTGACGGCCTTGATGCCAATCGGCTCGTCATCGCCCTTGACCTTGCCGGCATTGCCGTTTCAACGGGTTCGGCCTGCTCCTCCGGCACGACCGAGCCGAGCCATGTCCTGCGCGCCATAGGGTTGCCGCCGGAGCGGGTACGCGGCTCCATCCGCGTCAGCCTGAGCCAGGAAACGACGGCGGCCGACATCGCCCGTGTGCTTGAAGTCCTGCCCCAGACGGTGGAGCGTCTGTCCCGTCAGTCCGTCGCTGCCTGA